In a genomic window of Corynebacterium choanae:
- a CDS encoding ABC transporter permease: MSDQFNNDCAFVPGANDERVNRKLGMQELYGIRRHVVSALGVLTLVVVWAILAAVVGNHALLPTPQAVAGRLVRDMTNPVFLSAVRTTVVEATVGCVVGSFFALILAYVIFKNEYVAAAFAPIVAISQAIPSVAIAPLLVIWLGYGVFAISVLCALMVFFPILVTAVLGFESMPRDVLEAAMLDGASGWSMLRFMEAPLALPALLAGLRTGFTLSVIGAVVGEFVMGGRGLGARLSLQSAAADMTGLFSTVTVLCSLAALAFATIAMIERRSAIVQSLSQKVK; encoded by the coding sequence ATGAGCGATCAATTCAACAACGATTGTGCATTTGTTCCCGGTGCCAATGATGAACGAGTGAATCGTAAGCTAGGCATGCAGGAACTTTACGGAATTCGACGACACGTTGTGTCAGCATTGGGGGTGCTGACACTCGTTGTCGTGTGGGCAATCCTCGCCGCCGTGGTTGGCAACCATGCTCTGCTGCCCACCCCACAGGCCGTTGCAGGACGCCTTGTCCGCGATATGACAAATCCGGTGTTTCTTTCCGCGGTGCGCACCACCGTGGTGGAGGCAACCGTGGGCTGTGTGGTGGGATCTTTCTTCGCGCTCATCTTGGCGTATGTCATTTTCAAAAACGAGTATGTGGCCGCCGCGTTCGCGCCAATCGTCGCTATCTCTCAGGCAATCCCGAGTGTGGCCATCGCCCCACTATTAGTGATTTGGCTGGGCTATGGGGTGTTTGCGATCAGTGTGCTCTGCGCGCTCATGGTGTTTTTCCCGATTCTGGTGACCGCCGTCTTAGGGTTCGAATCCATGCCGCGCGACGTCCTGGAGGCGGCGATGCTCGACGGGGCGAGCGGCTGGTCCATGCTCCGATTTATGGAGGCACCACTTGCCCTCCCAGCACTACTCGCGGGACTTCGTACCGGTTTTACTCTTTCAGTAATCGGTGCCGTGGTTGGCGAATTTGTGATGGGCGGCAGGGGTCTTGGCGCCCGGCTGTCATTGCAGTCGGCTGCCGCTGACATGACCGGGTTATTTTCCACTGTCACAGTGTTGTGTTCACTGGCTGCGCTAGCCTTCGCCACAATCGCGATGATTGAACGGCGAAGTGCAATTGTCCAATCTCTCAGCCAGAAAGTGAAGTAA
- a CDS encoding ABC transporter substrate-binding protein has product MVFPRYSQSSNRRTTLGVLLCAAALVASGCSASDEPAAQTTADTAAAATSTSSNTATKATTGEQTATIGLTYIPNVQFSPVYVADERNYLPAGVDYRHHGQNEGLFTALLAGQEQFVVAGADEAAAADSDELQVIAPYYEQFPVVVIVPGDSPIHTMADLKGKKVGIAGFYGETWYGLVAGLKQVGLTPDDIDIQEIGYTQQAALSTGKVDAVVGFSNNDSVRFALAGFATRDLTPEVQSLRAASLITTKKFAAEHPELTAKTVAALFHAYEDLIADPNLGVAAAEKLIPELNEPEQKEAAAQTMDATAPLLPSKTVGCSGLTATQGEALVAELNTIGVDTPKVVPQELLTDAYCGDV; this is encoded by the coding sequence ATGGTTTTCCCACGTTATTCTCAATCTTCCAACCGCCGCACCACCCTTGGTGTCCTGCTGTGCGCCGCCGCCCTCGTGGCAAGCGGCTGTTCCGCAAGTGACGAACCAGCAGCGCAGACCACTGCTGACACGGCAGCCGCTGCGACTTCGACGAGTTCGAACACTGCCACCAAGGCGACCACTGGTGAACAAACAGCGACGATTGGCCTGACCTATATTCCGAATGTGCAATTCTCCCCGGTGTATGTTGCCGATGAACGCAACTACCTGCCAGCAGGGGTCGACTATCGCCACCATGGTCAAAATGAGGGGCTGTTTACTGCACTGTTAGCCGGTCAGGAACAATTCGTTGTCGCCGGCGCTGATGAGGCGGCCGCTGCGGATAGTGATGAACTGCAGGTCATCGCCCCCTACTATGAACAGTTCCCGGTGGTGGTGATCGTCCCTGGCGACTCACCAATTCACACCATGGCTGATCTAAAGGGCAAAAAAGTTGGTATCGCCGGATTCTATGGGGAAACCTGGTATGGCCTCGTCGCAGGTCTCAAGCAGGTGGGACTGACCCCTGACGATATTGATATCCAAGAAATCGGCTACACCCAGCAGGCGGCACTGTCGACCGGCAAGGTTGATGCTGTTGTCGGGTTCTCGAATAATGACTCGGTGCGGTTTGCGCTGGCCGGGTTTGCCACCCGGGATCTCACCCCGGAGGTGCAGTCGCTGCGCGCCGCATCCTTGATTACCACCAAGAAGTTTGCGGCCGAACATCCTGAACTCACCGCCAAAACGGTCGCCGCATTGTTCCATGCCTACGAGGATCTCATTGCCGATCCGAACCTCGGTGTTGCTGCCGCGGAAAAGCTCATTCCTGAACTCAACGAGCCAGAGCAGAAGGAAGCCGCCGCACAAACCATGGATGCGACTGCCCCACTGCTGCCAAGCAAAACAGTGGGTTGCTCTGGCCTCACCGCGACGCAAGGTGAGGCGCTTGTGGCCGAGCTCAACACAATCGGGGTGGACACGCCGAAGGTGGTCCCCCAAGAGCTGCTCACCGATGCCTACTGCGGTGATGTCTAG
- a CDS encoding cyclase family protein: protein MSQQSLWPLLAEIRNNRRVDLTHTFHAGQPKFHMLPDEQRTTLFTVEEHGFTVDQYTVVGQWGTHVDPPVHFVAGARTLDEIPVDEMVLPLVVLDFHKQAAADPDFTPSIADLEAWEEQHGTIPEQSFVALRTDWSKRWPDEQAVFNPDADGVFHYPAWNVEVVTWLVEQRGIAAIGHETTDTDLGKVVAGGSLPTELYLLQQDKWQIELLTNLDQVPATGAIIVATWPKPARGTGFPARAFAILPAQ from the coding sequence ATGTCGCAACAATCACTGTGGCCGCTGCTAGCGGAAATTCGTAATAACCGACGCGTCGACTTAACGCACACCTTCCATGCCGGACAACCCAAGTTCCACATGCTGCCCGATGAGCAGCGAACCACCCTGTTTACTGTCGAGGAACACGGATTTACCGTCGACCAATACACCGTGGTTGGGCAATGGGGTACCCACGTTGATCCGCCAGTGCATTTTGTTGCCGGTGCTCGCACACTGGACGAGATTCCAGTCGATGAGATGGTGTTGCCGCTGGTGGTCTTAGATTTTCATAAGCAGGCAGCCGCAGACCCTGATTTCACCCCGAGCATTGCTGACCTTGAGGCGTGGGAAGAGCAGCACGGCACGATTCCTGAACAGTCCTTTGTTGCGCTGCGCACCGACTGGTCAAAGCGCTGGCCGGATGAACAGGCAGTCTTTAACCCCGATGCGGATGGGGTCTTTCACTATCCGGCGTGGAATGTTGAGGTAGTAACCTGGCTCGTTGAACAGCGAGGTATTGCCGCAATCGGCCACGAGACTACGGACACTGATTTGGGGAAGGTGGTCGCTGGCGGATCACTTCCCACCGAGCTGTATCTGCTGCAGCAGGATAAGTGGCAAATCGAATTGCTCACCAACCTCGACCAAGTTCCAGCTACTGGTGCGATAATTGTCGCCACGTGGCCGAAGCCGGCGCGCGGTACCGGATTCCCGGCACGAGCGTTCGCTATCTTGCCCGCTCAATAG